The Papio anubis isolate 15944 chromosome 1, Panubis1.0, whole genome shotgun sequence genome window below encodes:
- the FAM151A gene encoding protein FAM151A gives MAWREQLSKNQVNWVLAGITCVSVVVIATTVLAITLWRPGCELEACSPDADMLDYLLSLGQISRRDALEVTWYHAANSKEAMTAALNSNITVLEADVNVEGLGTANETGVPIMAHPPAIYSDNTLEQWLDAVLGSSQKGIKLDFKNIKAVGPSLDLLRRLTEEGKVRRPVWINADILKGPNMLISTEVNATQFLALVQEKYPKATLSPGWTTFYMSTFPNRTYTRAMVEKMHELVGVVPQRVTFPVRSSMVRAAWPHFSWLLSQSERYSLTLWQAASDPMSVEDLLYVRDNTAVHQVYYDIFEPLLSQFKQLALNATRKPMYYTGGSLIPLLQLPGDDGLNVEWLVPDVQGSGQTATMTLPDTEGMILLNTGLEGTVAENPVPIVHAPSGSILTLESCLQQLATRPGHWGIHLQIAEPAALRPSLALLAHLSSLGLLHWPVWVGAKISHRSFSVPGHVAGRELLTAVAEVFPYVTVAPGWPEEVLGSGYREHLLTDMLELCQGLWQPVSFQMQAILLGHSTAGAIARLLASSPRATVTVEHSPAGGDYASVRTALLAARAVDRTRVYYRLPQGHRKDLLADVGRN, from the exons GCTGTGAGCTGGAGGCCTGCAGCCCCGATGCCGACATGCTGGACTACCTGCTGAGCCTGGGCCAGATCAGCCGCCGAGATGCCCTGGAGGTCACCTGGTACCACGCAGCCAACAGCAAGGAAGCCATGACAGCTGCCCTGAACA GCAACATCACGGTCCTGGAGGCTGACGTCAATGTAGAAGGGCTCGGCACAGCCAATGAGACAGGAGTTCCCATCATGGCACACCCCCCGGCTATCTACAGCGACAATACACTGGAGCAGTGGCTGGATGCTGTGCTGGGCTCTTCCCAAAAGG GCATCAAACTGGACTTCAAGAACATCAAGGCCGTGGGCCCCTCCCTGGACCTCCTGCGGCGGCTGACAGAGGAAGGCAAAGTCCGGCGGCCCGTGTGGATCAATGCTGACATCTTAAAGGGCCCCAACATGCTCATCTCAACTGAAGTCAATGCCACACA GTTCCTGGCCCTGGTCCAGGAGAAGTATCCCAAGGCTaccctgtctccaggctggacCACCTTCTACATGTCCACATTCCCAAACAGGACCTACACCCGAGCCATGGTGGAGAAGATGCACGAGCTGGTGGGAGTGGTACCCCAGAGGGTCACCTTCCCTGTGCGGTCTTCCATGGTACGGGCCGCCTGGCCCCACTTCAGCTGGCTGCTGAGCCAATCTGAAAG GTACAGCCTGACACTGTGGCAGGCTGCCTCGGACCCCATGTCGGTGGAGGATCTGCTCTACGTCCGGGATAACACTGCTGTCCACCAAGTCTACTATGACATCTTTGAGCCTCTCCTGTCACAGTTCAAGCAGCTGGCCT TGAATGCCACACGGAAACCAATGTACTACACGGGAGGCAGCCTGATCCCTCTTCTCCAGCTGCCTGGGGATGATGGTCTGAATGTGGAGTGGCTGGTTCCTGACGTCCAGGGCAGTGGTCAAACAGCAACAATGACCCTCCCAG ACACAGAAGGCATGATCCTGCTGAACACTGGCCTCGAGGGAACTGTGGCTGAAAACCCCGTGCCCATTGTTCATGCTCCAAGTGGCAGCATCCTGACGCTGGAGTCCTGCCTGCAACAGCTGGCCACACGTCCCGGACACTGGGGCATCCATTTGCAAATAGCAGAGCCCGCAGCCCTCCGGCCGTCCCTGGCCTTGCTGGCACAcctctccagccttggcctcttgCATTGGCCTGTGTGGGTTGGGGCCAAAATCTCCCACAGGAGTTTTTCGGTCCCTGGCCATGTGGCTGGCAGAGAGCTGCTTACAGCTGTGGCTGAGGTCTTCCCCTACGTGACTGTGGCACCAGGCTGGCCTGAGGAGGTGCTGGGCAGTGGCTACAGAGAACATCTGCTCACAGATATGCTAGAGCTGTGCCAGGGGCTTTGGCAACCTGTGTCCTTCCAGATGCAGGCCATACTGCTGGGCCACAGCACAGCTGGAGCCATAGCCAGGCTGCTGGCATCCTCCCCCCGGGCCACCGTCACAGTGGAGCACAGCCCAGCGGGGGGCGACTATGCCTCTGTGAGGACAGCGCTGCTGGCAGCCAGGGCTGTGGATAGGACCCGAGTCTACTACAGGCTGCCCCAGGGGCACCGCAAGGACTTGCTGGCCGATGTTGGCAGAAACTGA